The genomic interval ATCAAGAAACAATAAATATAGACATATTTAGATTGTACAAGTACAAAGGagaaatatgtttaattgtatcttaattttttaaaaactaaaattttgattcttattattatttcaattttttttaaccatatTGCATGTGTAAAATATCTACCAACTTCATCCCTAATAATCTCTACCAAAGAGTGTAAAAGACAGCGATTTTTCTATTTAcaaaaatcaaacatgacttAAGAGTTGAAGTCTAATTTTACTCTCACCAACATAATGTTGgttataataattttcaataaaaaagaacaacggtagacttttaaaataaaattattgagaACAAAATCATTAAATAGTGCAAAAGTGTAAAATCCTTACCAAGATTCTGCTGTGAGtactatttaatatatttaatttattctgCATTGCGAAAGCAAGCCTTTTTTTGCTCTATATAAACCTTATTTCAAACATCTAGTCCTTCAACTTCAACACCAAGCTCTATCACAGGTAAGTTTCATGAGAGTGTAATAAGGTTAATTAATTTTCACGTGACAGAGTTCACCCAAACACTTCAATATGTCTTCTTCATCAGTAGTCGATACCTGCAAATTTGAGAATTTGCAGGTGGACATTGAGAAGAATGACAAGGATGTTGTAAGGTCTCAGTGGGTTCTTAATGCTCCTGATCCTCCAAGTCCTTGCCGTGTCGTTGTAGATTCTATGAGGAAATCATTCTCGAATTTTCGAGAGAAAATTTCCTCATTTAGTGATCAATCTTGTGGCACACTACTACTTTCGGGTTTGCAGGTTGTTTTTCCTATTTTTGTTTGGGGCAGAAACTACACTGTTGCTAAATTTAGGAATGATTTTCTTGCTGGCCTCACTATTGCTAGTCTCTGTATTCCCCAggtaattttaatttagttggtagttatcatttactttaaaatgtttttgaagTAAATTAATCAGATTGAATGGCgtgactttaaaaataattataattatagttaaatatttttattataattatatcttGGAACAACATTAATCATTTTGCTTGGTGTTTTAAGCATTTTAGATagaacatacatatatatagtaaCTAACTAATTGGTTTGATGTTTAATTGCAGAGCATAGGGTATGCAACCTTGGCAAACCTTGCTCCTCAATATGGACTATGTAAGCTACTTTTTGTATTTATgtgttattctttttcttttctatttttctgaggattattaattatttaaaattgaaactaTGTGGAATGAAATGAAATAGATACTAGTGTGGTACCACCGCTTATCTATGCTGTAATGGGAACTTCAAGAGAGATAGCAATTGGTCCTGTGGCAGTTGTTTCATTGTTGTTATCCTCAATGGTTCAGAAATTAATAGACCCTTTTACTGATCCAATTGGTTATACAAAGCTTATTTTTCTTGCTACTCTCTTTGCTGGTATCTTTCAAACTGCATTTGGACTCTTCaggtaaaatatatatatatatacatatctaTATACTATAAGCTTTTGTTTTTTACTTTCACTATTTTATAGTAtctttttccttttgttttgtttgacaATGAATAAAACAACAGGTTGGGGTTCCTTGTGGATTTTCTGTCCCATGCTTCAATTGTTGGATTTGTAGCAGGAGCTGCCATTGTGATTGGGCTTCAACAGTTGAAGGGACTGTTTGGAATCACTCATTTTACCACCAAAACCGACATAATCTCTGTCATCAAAGCTGTTTGGGAAGCACTTCATAACCCAGTATGTACACTACTTTCCCTATCTGTTTactttttcttcattttgtctataaatagaatataaacaaaataatcatTTGTATCCTCGCAAAACTACAAAATATTACTATTGTACTAACTTTTATATATACTCTCtagaaaaatactttttttatatacaaataatatgcaaactaacttttttttaaaggtaCGTGTTTGATTTTGTTAcggatttaattcatatttcttaattttttttatattcacaaAGAGTTTATTgttttggttaaaaataaataaagatttcTCACCTACCTTTACCCTTCTTTAAaggtatatatttgattttattgcaaattaaatttttatatttgttcatTATAAAGATTCTTACGTTATGAGTCAATCTCGCAATCGTTAAATTAATGcgaatatttaaatttaattaaaattatttttaaattatttatataaatagttGTAATTTATtgacaatataaatttttagatCTTGTATAAGAATGTccttaaaaataagttaaggaatttctaaaataaattttatcttcaaaatacAATTGAAGCAATGACAATATTATAAGTATAACACAGTGCTATATGGTAGTACTACCTTTTTTATTGGTTAACACTTAACCAAGacaaaaaacacatgttaataTTCTTCTAAACTTTTTATATTCATAGTgtataaaaattgagtttaataGATATGTATCGACGGTTTTACGCATATTGTTatataaatctattttataaaagtttttttaaaagagaaatgTTACGTGGACACAAATGGAGATATTAGATTAGTGGGCACAAAATAGAGATATTAGATCTAGAGTTGTTAAATGGATCAGCTGAGTCTGATTTGCTCTGGTCCAAAGGGTCCGTAAACATGAATGAGTTAATTCAGTCTGACACACTTTTAttatgagattatgttttaTCAAGACTAATTTGCACTGTTATGCGCTAGGCAAGTCAACGGTCCGACCCATCCCATTTTTTCtcgatatatttttttttaattaaaatagaaaaacatcATCAATCACTTATCGCACGAgggataataaaataaaattataatatataatatcacCACCACATAGAATTTGGTCGCGTTtagttttcaaaataaaaaggtGGAGTCGAAATCGAGATTGATATTGATTGATAGACGACAATTACAAACCAAGTTAGACCAACGAAGGTGGTGAATTGACTTGATGGCCGAAGCACCACAAAAACATTATGTTATTCTTGACTTttagtataataaatatattttttatgtttttagtaatttattttttcttttctttttaaagtttgattaacctattacttttatttttcaaaatcaattcaaaatgataattttttaaaccctaaacctttaaagtcaataaaaaaaactattatttgacTCGTCCCAAATTtgcttataataatattttataaaaaaattatatattttaagttgGACTGAACTTGTCCGTAGTATGTTGGACCGAATTTATCcaactatatttttaatatgGACTAAAtgatccaaataaaaaaaactgtttatgagagataaaataatatttaaaaaataaaacgtaTATAAACCGTAGTTTTTAGTCGGTTGTTGGAAGTTGGAACTTGTAAGATgtgtttaaaaaacatttcacttttaaaaataacaactacattttttcttttttattgaaagaatttattttctcaaaaattaaaCTTTGTTGTTGCATTAGGGTATGCAATGCACCTCCATTGTAGTGAAACTTCATTACACAcatttcataatattaattttatcccATAATTACAGTGGAACCCTCGTAATTTTATCCTGGGAGGCTCGTTCTTGGCATTCATCCTAACGACTAGATTTCTGGTGAGTATCATCGCTGAACATCCTCTAGCTAGgttttttgttaatttgaattaaattccCTCAAATTGATCCTGTTCATTATTACATTGCATATTTTGCAGGGTAAAAGGAAGAAGAATTTCTTCTGGTTTGCATCGATTTCTCCACTTGTATCTGTTATACTCTCAACCCTGGTTGTTTATCTAACTCGAGCCGATAAATATGGAGTTAAAATTGTGAAACACGTCAAAGGAGGACTCAATCCAAGTTCCATTCATCAGTTAGATTTTAACAATCCCCATGTTGCAGATGTTGCCAAAATTGGACTTATTGTTGCTGTTGTTGCTCTTACTGTgagtaattaattaacaaattatGTTTCTAATTAATGAGTTTAATGAACATgtgtaaattagttttatactgatatctaataataattaggGAAAAAGGATTATACATTGTCCGTGTAAATCACTTTTAAACGGACAGTTAATAAGAATCATTGATTTTATCATCTCACTACACACGATTGTAATTGTCATCATAAAATAACTTTACACTCAATTAATCGCGATGGTTTTCGGTGTAAACCTGCTTACACTCTGATGGTGCATGTCCATTAAACCTTAAAGAATTATTTGGATGTCGgtgtaaaattgttttacaCAGATGATGCATATCATTTTTCTCTTGATTAATTCATTTGGTGCCTTAATTACCACCGTTATTATAGGAATCTATTGCTGTTGGACGATCTTTTGCATCTATTAAAGGATACCAACTTGATGGAAATAAGGAGATGATGTCAATAGGCTTCACAAACATCATAGGATCTCTCACCTCCTGCTATGTTGCAACTGGTACAGTTTTTTAATTCTAAACTAATTAATAGTACAGATTAAAATAACCAAATTCTGaaggattttttttcttaattccAAATGCTACGTGCATTCTTATTGCATATTCGAGAATGTTACCAATTCATTTGTCTACAAAAGACAATAGAGATATTTAAGAGTGAAAGATTGTTAATATCTTATCACTAATTGGGATGAGATACCTATGCATATTAAACTTTactgtttaattttttgtatctGTCAACTGTCAAGTATTTTTTATCCCCAGCTTTTTGCTTTTGGCAAGCACGAGACAAGTTCCATCAAAGAAAGCACaagacataaaaaaaatat from Cicer arietinum cultivar CDC Frontier isolate Library 1 chromosome 5, Cicar.CDCFrontier_v2.0, whole genome shotgun sequence carries:
- the LOC101499393 gene encoding sulfate transporter 2.1-like isoform X1 produces the protein MSSSSVVDTCKFENLQVDIEKNDKDVVRSQWVLNAPDPPSPCRVVVDSMRKSFSNFREKISSFSDQSCGTLLLSGLQVVFPIFVWGRNYTVAKFRNDFLAGLTIASLCIPQSIGYATLANLAPQYGLYTSVVPPLIYAVMGTSREIAIGPVAVVSLLLSSMVQKLIDPFTDPIGYTKLIFLATLFAGIFQTAFGLFRLGFLVDFLSHASIVGFVAGAAIVIGLQQLKGLFGITHFTTKTDIISVIKAVWEALHNPWNPRNFILGGSFLAFILTTRFLGKRKKNFFWFASISPLVSVILSTLVVYLTRADKYGVKIVKHVKGGLNPSSIHQLDFNNPHVADVAKIGLIVAVVALTESIAVGRSFASIKGYQLDGNKEMMSIGFTNIIGSLTSCYVATGSFSRTAVNYAAGCESLVSNIVMAVTVLISLQFLTKLLYYTPIAIIASVILSALPGLIDINEAYKIWKVDKLDFLACAGAFFGVLFASVEIGLLVAVVISFAKIILISIRPGTETLGKLPGTDLFCDVYQYPMAIQIPGVMILRIKSPLLCFANASFVRERIIKWVTRDDGSEDDKGNSKSTLYQLVILDTSNLVNIDTSGIASLEELYKCLSSHGKQLAIANPRWQVIHKLKVSNFVSKIGGRVYLTVEEAVAGCKNNQF
- the LOC101499393 gene encoding sulfate transporter 2.1-like isoform X2 is translated as MSSSSVVDTCKFENLQVDIEKNDKDVVRSQWVLNAPDPPSPCRVVVDSMRKSFSNFREKISSFSDQSCGTLLLSGLQVVFPIFVWGRNYTVAKFRNDFLAGLTIASLCIPQSIGYATLANLAPQYGLYTSVVPPLIYAVMGTSREIAIGPVAVVSLLLSSMVQKLIDPFTDPIGYTKLIFLATLFAGIFQTAFGLFRLGFLVDFLSHASIVGFVAGAAIVIGLQQLKGLFGITHFTTKTDIISVIKAVWEALHNPWNPRNFILGGSFLAFILTTRFLGKRKKNFFWFASISPLVSVILSTLVVYLTRADKYGVKIVKHVKGGLNPSSIHQLDFNNPHVADVAKIGLIVAVVALTESIAVGRSFASIKGYQLDGNKEMMSIGFTNIIGSLTSCYVATGSFSRTAVNYAAGCESLVSNIVMAVTVLISLQFLTKLLYYTPIAIIASVILSALPGLIDINEAYKIWKVDKLDFLACAGAFFGVLFASVEIGLLVAILEESTLASFASLTCISNVRFTRNNRLKINDTFKFLVVKVLPNLDSLWNNYERPYCLSASVYS